A single Mastomys coucha isolate ucsf_1 chromosome X, UCSF_Mcou_1, whole genome shotgun sequence DNA region contains:
- the LOC116093431 gene encoding uncharacterized protein LOC116093431, with translation MDFLICNIQRFAVVKECIFRLSGLFCSLIAFVFEVSLASNRCWRLWEFDNEIVHFVCFGLSEAYYPQALNISGSTIQVLAHSPINSTWTISPEFHYARTLITSAILLKPVVLIFNAIAIKIGYMKEPFVNVQIFLYKISAFILCISSLCTFVSVSWNHVVDLYGQTTLDFPPNFPVKKDTLTKKHYTATFPIGVLTATMSLFGVIIFLFEMNSLSPQSEVEAQCVSRLINQKA, from the exons ATGGATTTCCTCATCTGCAATATACAAAG ATTTGCTGTGGTAAAGGAATGCATCTTCAGACTGAGTGGACTCTTTTGCAGCTTAATAGCTTTTGTGTTTGAAGTAAGCCTTGCAAGCAACCGGTGCTGGCGCCTGTGGGAATTTGACAATGAGATTGTGCACTTCGTGTGTTTTGGACTCTCAGAAGCTTATTACCCTCAAGCACTTAACATTTCTGGCTCTACGATCCAGGTTCTGGCGCATAGCCCTATCAACTCTACATGGACCATTTCACCTGAATTCCACTACGCACGGACACTGATAACATCGGCAATTTTGTTGAAACCTGTAGTCCTAATTTTCAATGCAATAGCCATTAAGATCGGCTACATGAAAGAACCATTTGTGAATGTCCAGATATTTTTGTACAAgatctctgccttcattttgtgTATTAGCAGCCTTTGCACATTTGTTTCTGTGAGCTGGAACCATGTTGTAGACCTGTATGGCCAAACCACACTTGATTTTCCACCTAACTTTCCAGTTAAGAAAGATACTCTTACAAAGAAACATTATACTGCTACATTCCCAATAGGGGTCCTGACAGCTACCATGTCACTCTTTGGTGTGATTATATTCCTCTTTGAGATGAACTCTTTGAGTCCACAGAGTGAAGTGGAGGCCCAGTGTGTTTCCAGACTCATCAATCAAAAGGCATGA